In a single window of the Acetivibrio clariflavus DSM 19732 genome:
- a CDS encoding HutP family protein, which translates to MSKEPRDNKSFGSKEIASAAIKIALTADRQEEKAYQSDFLKEGIHTCAVDYGGEFITSVMKIVERAVVSAKREGVITESHTEEGAVAGATREALSQIMPKAIGLNVGGKIGIARYKNHISVAIFFGIGLLHLNEVSIGLGHRVV; encoded by the coding sequence ATGAGTAAGGAACCACGCGATAACAAATCCTTTGGAAGTAAAGAGATAGCATCGGCAGCTATAAAAATTGCCTTAACTGCCGACAGGCAGGAGGAAAAGGCATATCAGAGCGATTTTCTTAAAGAAGGCATACATACTTGTGCCGTTGATTATGGAGGAGAATTTATAACCTCTGTTATGAAAATAGTGGAAAGAGCTGTAGTTTCCGCAAAAAGAGAGGGCGTTATTACCGAAAGTCATACTGAGGAAGGTGCAGTTGCAGGTGCTACAAGAGAAGCTCTGTCCCAGATAATGCCCAAGGCAATCGGACTGAATGTTGGAGGAAAAATTGGTATAGCAAGATATAAGAATCATATTAGTGTAGCTATATTTTTTGGAATTGGTTTGCTTCATTTGAATGAAGTATCTATAGGACTTGGCCATAGAGTTG